The Chloroflexota bacterium genome window below encodes:
- the tsaD gene encoding tRNA (adenosine(37)-N6)-threonylcarbamoyltransferase complex transferase subunit TsaD — MLMLGIETSCDETAASVVADGRRILSNVISSQVEVHARYGGVVPEVASRQHMLAMTPIYHRALDEAGVRPEDLDGVAVTAGPGLAGSLLVGVNYAKGLSMGLGLPLYGMNHLEGHMYAAWLEEGDPPDEVTGFPIVCLLVSGGHTDLVLMRGHGDYQHLGGTRDDAAGEAFDKAARVMGLGFPGGPAIQREAQGASSVEPLPRAWMRGTLEFSFSGLKTAVLHRARELGVGVGLPDGPEELDDDGIERRRALAAGFQEAAVDVLVEKAVDAARQCEARGILVGGGVSANASLRETIRARSHVPVLIPRPALCTDNGAMIAAAACHGVARGLQPSIAVDANPGLFF; from the coding sequence ATGCTGATGCTCGGCATCGAGACCTCCTGCGACGAGACCGCCGCCAGCGTGGTCGCCGACGGGCGGCGCATCCTCTCCAACGTCATCAGCTCGCAGGTGGAGGTGCACGCGCGCTACGGCGGCGTGGTGCCGGAGGTGGCGTCGCGCCAGCACATGCTCGCCATGACGCCGATCTACCACCGGGCGCTCGACGAGGCCGGCGTCAGGCCTGAGGACCTCGACGGCGTTGCGGTGACGGCGGGGCCGGGGCTGGCCGGGTCGCTGCTGGTGGGCGTCAACTACGCGAAGGGGCTCTCGATGGGGCTCGGCCTGCCGCTGTACGGCATGAACCACCTGGAGGGTCACATGTACGCCGCGTGGCTGGAGGAGGGCGATCCGCCGGACGAGGTCACCGGCTTCCCCATCGTCTGCCTGCTGGTGTCGGGGGGGCACACGGACCTGGTGCTGATGCGGGGCCACGGCGACTATCAACACCTCGGCGGCACGCGGGACGACGCCGCGGGGGAGGCCTTCGACAAGGCGGCGCGGGTGATGGGGCTCGGCTTCCCCGGCGGGCCGGCGATCCAGCGGGAGGCGCAGGGGGCGTCGAGCGTCGAGCCGCTGCCGCGGGCGTGGATGCGGGGGACGCTGGAGTTCAGCTTCAGCGGCCTGAAGACGGCCGTGCTCCACCGCGCCCGCGAGCTGGGCGTCGGCGTGGGGCTGCCGGACGGGCCGGAGGAGCTGGACGACGACGGCATCGAGCGGCGTCGCGCGCTGGCGGCGGGGTTCCAAGAGGCGGCGGTGGACGTGCTGGTCGAGAAGGCCGTCGACGCGGCTCGGCAGTGCGAGGCGCGGGGCATCCTGGTGGGCGGCGGCGTGTCGGCGAACGCGTCGCTGCGCGAGACGATCCGCGCGCGGTCGCACGTGCCGGTGCTCATCCCGCGGCCGGCGCTCTGCACGGACAACGGCGCGATGATCGCGGCTGCGGCATGCCATGGCGTGGCGCGGGGGCTGCAGCCGAGCATCGCGGTGGA